Proteins from a single region of Pseudomonas sp. BSw22131:
- the trhA gene encoding PAQR family membrane homeostasis protein TrhA produces MYYGEKFNAWTHLVGAILASVGAVWLLVIASFTDDVWKIVSVAIYGVTLVLLYSASTVYHSVRGRAKAIMKKVDHFSIYLLIAGSYTPFCLVTLRGAWGWTLFGIVWGLAVIGIAQEIKPRSEARVMSIVIYAVMGWIVLVAVSPLLAALGTVGFTWLATGGVLYTVGIIFFALDHRLRHAHGIWHLFVIAGSVLHFVAITFYVL; encoded by the coding sequence ATGTATTACGGTGAAAAATTCAACGCCTGGACCCACTTGGTCGGCGCGATTCTGGCGTCTGTCGGGGCGGTCTGGCTGCTGGTCATCGCAAGCTTTACCGACGATGTCTGGAAAATCGTCAGCGTCGCCATTTACGGCGTGACGCTGGTGTTGCTGTACAGCGCTTCGACCGTGTACCACAGCGTACGGGGGCGAGCGAAAGCGATCATGAAAAAGGTCGATCACTTTTCGATCTACCTGCTGATTGCCGGCAGCTATACGCCATTTTGCCTGGTGACATTGCGCGGGGCCTGGGGCTGGACACTGTTTGGCATCGTCTGGGGGCTGGCAGTGATTGGCATTGCGCAAGAGATCAAGCCGCGCTCTGAGGCGCGCGTCATGTCGATTGTGATCTACGCGGTGATGGGCTGGATTGTGCTGGTGGCTGTCAGCCCGTTGCTGGCTGCGCTGGGCACTGTCGGGTTCACGTGGCTGGCCACAGGAGGCGTGCTGTATACCGTCGGTATCATCTTTTTCGCCCTTGATCACCGGCTACGGCATGCACACGGGATCTGGCACCTATTCGTGATTGCCGGGAGTGTGCTGCATTTCGTGGCGATCACTTTCTACGTTCTATAG
- a CDS encoding transporter substrate-binding domain-containing protein yields the protein MNVKVLLSMAVATAFSASTWAADWTVGANVGNVPWEFQDAKGEIVGFEVDVVKEVAKRAGKTVEFVNIPFNGLFSAVQSKRADIAISSITITPKRLESVGFAQPYYDSDQSLAVLAKSGITGLKDMDGKVVGVDTGSTGDMWVAAHQAEYKFKDVSRYEGLSPAMLDLASGRMDGYVSDIPAVLYYIKDKPQYKVVARIPTGEKYSLMHAKGWASAGQVNDIITQMKKDGVIAGLHKKWFGADADADSSSVKVVDVLK from the coding sequence ATGAATGTGAAAGTACTCTTGAGCATGGCCGTGGCAACTGCATTTTCCGCCTCCACCTGGGCGGCAGACTGGACCGTTGGGGCCAACGTCGGCAACGTCCCGTGGGAATTCCAGGACGCCAAGGGCGAGATCGTCGGCTTTGAAGTCGATGTCGTCAAAGAGGTTGCCAAGCGCGCCGGAAAGACGGTCGAGTTCGTCAACATCCCCTTCAATGGCCTGTTCAGTGCCGTGCAGTCCAAGCGCGCCGACATCGCTATTTCATCGATCACCATCACTCCCAAGCGCCTTGAGTCGGTCGGTTTCGCCCAGCCCTATTACGACAGCGACCAGTCCCTCGCGGTCCTGGCCAAATCCGGCATCACCGGCTTGAAAGACATGGACGGCAAAGTGGTTGGCGTTGATACCGGCTCCACGGGCGACATGTGGGTTGCTGCGCATCAGGCCGAGTACAAATTTAAAGACGTCTCACGTTACGAAGGGCTATCGCCTGCAATGCTCGACCTCGCGTCTGGCCGTATGGACGGCTACGTCAGCGACATCCCGGCGGTCTTGTACTACATCAAGGACAAGCCGCAATACAAAGTGGTAGCGCGTATTCCGACCGGTGAAAAATACTCGTTGATGCACGCCAAAGGCTGGGCATCGGCGGGTCAGGTCAACGACATCATCACCCAGATGAAGAAAGACGGCGTGATCGCCGGCCTGCACAAGAAGTGGTTCGGCGCGGATGCCGATGCTGATTCGAGCTCCGTCAAAGTGGTCGATGTACTCAAGTAA